A window of Komagataella phaffii GS115 chromosome 1, complete sequence contains these coding sequences:
- a CDS encoding Subunit (145 kDa) of TFIID and SAGA complexes gives MSTEKLFEDLDEDSLMQDVEGGVEGSMTIEEEPEPNDEKEAPHISMPSLPEYTRKDKTLEEILEMMEDEEFTPIIPDAVTDYYLAKNGFETSDIKIKRILALATQKFISDIAQDAYEYSRIRSSSSVYTSANPQARARQLVAGQQQQQQQQPQQQQQQQPQTGASQPAPTVGGSGGGGGGGGGTSTGTNNKVVLTMDDLRSALGEYGINVKRPNFYR, from the coding sequence ATGTCCactgaaaagttgtttGAGGACTTGGATGAAGATTCCCTGATGCAGGATGTTGAAGGGGGGGTGGAAGGATCCATGACTATTGAGGAAGAGCCCGAACCGAATGACGAGAAAGAGGCTCCTCACATTTCTATGCCTTCCCTACCAGAATACACAAGAAAGGACaagactttggaagaaataCTAGAGATGATGGAGGACGAAGAATTCACGCCAATTATTCCCGATGCAGTTACAGACTATTATCTTGCCAAGAATGGATTTGAAACTTCagatatcaaaatcaaaagaattttggCTTTGGCTACCCAAAAGTTTATCAGTGATATTGCCCAAGATGCGTACGAATATTCAAGAATACGTTCTTCCAGTAGTGTGTATACTAGTGCCAATCCTCAAGCCCGCGCCAGGCAATTGGTGGCCGgacagcaacaacagcaacagcaacaaccgcagcagcagcagcaacaacaacctCAAACGGGAGCTTCACAGCCAGCGCCGACAGTAGGTGGTAGTGGAGGgggaggaggaggaggaggaggaacAAGTACGGGCACTAACAACAAGGTAGTGCTAACAATGGATGATCTACGGTCGGCACTAGGGGAATATGGAATCAACGTCAAGCGACCTAACTTCTACAGATAG
- a CDS encoding TATA-binding protein, general transcription factor: protein MDSLKLPTTAAQAKAFTSSGSLSFPMNNDDMIKADPSQTEQHIIKQDIEPEIKDVVVSDDANSSGIVPTLQNIVATVNLDCRLDLKTIALHARNAEYNPKRFAAVIMRIREPKTTALIFASGKMVVTGAKSEDDSKLASRKYARIIQKLGFNAKFTDFKIQNIVGSCDVKFPIRLEGLAFSHGHFSSYEPELFPGLIYRMVKPKIVLLIFVSGKIVLTGAKKREEIYQAFEAIYPVLSEFRKS from the coding sequence ATGGATTCCCTCAAATTGCCTACAACTGCCGCTCAGGCAAAGGCTTTTACATCCAGCGGATCCCTTTCCTTTCCCATGAATAATGACGACATGATTAAGGCAGATCCTTCTCAGACTGAACAGCACATTATCAAACAAGACATAGAACCAGAAATAAAAGATGTTGTTGTCAGCGACGACGCTAACAGCTCAGGTATCGTTCCCACGTTACAGAATATCGTGGCTACTGTTAATCTCGATTGTCGtttagatttgaaaactatCGCTTTACACGCAAGAAACGCTGAATACAATCCCAAGCGTTTTGCTGCTGTTATCATGAGAATAAGAGAGCCTAAGACGACGGCCCTGATTTTCGCATCAGGAAAAATGGTTGTCACTGGTGCTAAGTCCGAGGATGATTCTAAGCTAGCATCTAGAAAATACGCGCGTATCATACAAAAACTGGGGTTTAACGCTAAGTTTACTGATTTTaaaattcaaaacattGTGGGTTCTTGTGATGTTAAGTTTCCTATCAGATTGGAAGGTTTGGCCTTTTCACATGGACATTTCAGTTCTTATGAGCCTGAATTGTTTCCTGGTCTAATTTATAGAATGGTGAAACCTAAGATTGTGCTGCTGATCTTTGTGAGCGGCAAGATTGTATTGACAGGTGCCaagaagagagaagagATCTACCAAGCTTTTGAAGCCATATATCCTGTGTTGAGCGAGTTTcgaaagagttga